A region of Salmo salar chromosome ssa17, Ssal_v3.1, whole genome shotgun sequence DNA encodes the following proteins:
- the LOC106575097 gene encoding tubulin beta-4B chain codes for MREIVHLQAGQCGNQIGAKFWEVISDEHGIDPTGTYHGDSDLQLERINVYYNEATGGKYVPRAILVDLEPGTMDSVRSGPFGQIFRPDNFVFGQSGAGNNWAKGHYTEGAELVDSVLDVVRKEAESCDCLQGFQLTHSLGGGTGSGMGTLLISKIREEYPDRIMNTFSVVPSPKVSDTVVEPYNATLSVHQLVENTDETYCIDNEALYDICFRTLKLTTPTYGDLNHLVSATMSGVTTCLRFPGQLNADLRKLAVNMVPFPRLHFFMPGFAPLTSRGSQQYRALTVPELTQQMFDAKNMMAACDPRHGRYLTVAAIFRGRMSMKEVDEQMLNVQNKNSSYFVEWIPNNVKTAVCDIPPRGLKMAATFIGNSTAIQELFKRISEQFTAMFRRKAFLHWYTGEGMDEMEFTEAESNMNDLVSEYQQYQDATAEEEGEFEEEGEEDMG; via the exons ATGAGGGAGATTGTTCATCTGCAGGCCGGTCAATGTGGAAATCAGATCGGTGCCAAG TTTTGGGAGGTTATCAGTGATGAGCATGGAATAGACCCAACTGGCACTTACCATGGTGATAGCGATCTGCAGCTTGAGAGAATCAATGTGTACTACAATGAGGCAACAG GTGGCAAGTATGTTCCTCGTGCCATTCTAGTTGATCTGGAGCCTGGCACGATGGACTCTGTCCGCTCTGGACCATTTGGCCAAATATTCAGACCGGACAACTTTGTCTTTG GACAGAGTGGTGCAGGTAACAACTGGGCAAAGGGCCATTACACTGAGGGAGCAGAGCTGGTAGACTCTGTCCTGGATGTGGTGAGAAAGGAAGCCGAGAGCTGCGACTGTCTTCAGGGTTTCCAGCTCACCCACTCCCTTGGAGGCGGCACGGGCTCTGGCATGGGTACCCTGTTGATTAGCAAGATCCGTGAGGAGTACCCTGACCGCATCATGAACACCTTCAGTGTGGTGCCCTCCCCTAAAGTGTCAGACACCGTGGTGGAGCCCTACAATGCCACCCTGTCTGTGCATCAGCTAGTGGAGAACACTGACGAGACTTATTGCATCGACAACGAGGCCTTGTACGACATCTGCTTTCGCACCCTGAAGCTGACGACTCCCACTTACGGGGATCTCAACCACCTGGTGTCAGCCACCATGAGTGGTGTCACCACCTGCCTGCGCTTCCCCGGCCAGCTCAACGCCGACCTACGTAAGCTAGCTGTCAACATGGTCCCATTCCCCCGCTTGCATTTCTTCATGCCAGGCTTTGCCCCCCTCACCAGCAGAGGTAGCCAGCAGTACAGAGCGCTGACGGTGCCTGAACTCACCCAGCAGATGTTCGATGCCAAGAACATGATGGCCGCCTGCGACCCCCGCCACGGCCGTTACCTCACCGTGGCCGCTATCTTCCGTGGCCGCATGTCCATGAAAGAGGTGGACGAGCAGATGCTGAACGTGCAGAACAAGAACAGCAGCTACTTCGTCGAATGGATCCCCAACAATGTCAAGACCGCAGTCTGCGACATCCCACCCCGCGGCCTCAAGATGGCCGCTACCTTCATCGGGAACAGCACGGCTATCCAGGAGCTGTTTAAGCGCATCTCTGAGCAGTTCACAGCCATGTTCCGCCGCAAGGCCTTCCTGCACTGGTACACCGGAGAGGGCATGGACGAGATGGAGTTCACCGAGGCCGAGAGCAACATGAACGACCTGGTGTCTGAGTACCAGCAGTACCAGGATGCCACTGCCGAGGAGGAGGGCGAGtttgaagaggagggagaggaggatatggGTTAG